A region of the Chlamydia felis Fe/C-56 genome:
AAGGGTATGAGTTCTTGAACTAAAGAATCCGGAAGCCAGGAGAGTAACTGGCTTTGTATGACCTCTGGAAAATCTTTAATGGCTACACTAATCCACGAAGGATGAATAGTTGCTAACCAGCACATAGTAAAGGATAACGAACTTAGGGGAATATCCTCGTGATGTGTAGGCGAGACTAGAAGACCCTCTGGCAAAAAATCTGCAAGATCATCCTCTTTGGAATACTTCATTAAGATGTTTAACGTTCCAAAAGTATTGGCAGTCACTAGACATCCTCATTCTCTTCGTTTCCTTCCGGTGCCTCTGGTGCATTGTCTTTAGGACCTTCTGTTTCCTCTTGCTTAGGTTGAGCTTGTCCTTCTTTTTTCTCTCCAGCACCTTCTTCAGGTTTCTTAGCTTCTAAGGCAGTTTTAGAATAGGGAGAAGGATCGAAGAAACCTTTAGCTCCACCTAAGGAAAGAATCAATGTATGTGTTTTCCAAATTACCCAAAGTAGTCCGCAAGAGATAACGAATAGGGTAAGTATTAAGAAGTAAAAGATTAAACGGAATTTACCCAATGAAGATTTCGCTAAGATAATTCCCCATACGGAGACGTAGTCGATTTCATCCGATAATCCCCAAGGACCATTAATAGTAATGTCACTATAAGAGGCGCGGTCACTAATAACAGAAACGTTCTCTGTAGAAAGGCCTGGAACAGCGCTAGCAACTAACCGTTTAATTTTAGAAACCATAATGCTGTTAGGGTTATCTAAAACTCCACGATGTTTAATATAGACGGAGGCTGTTAAAGGAAGGTTTTCTTCTGCTTCTGTTGTGAAAGAAATCTGTACGCTAGCGTCTACGATTCCATCCATTTTTCTAATGGTAGAGGCCATCTGCTCAGAAAGACCTTCTTGATAGCGGATCTTTTCTTGCATTTCTGAAGGAACCAGACCTTGCTTAGCGAATAGATCTAAGAGGCTTGTTCCCTTCATGCGAGGAAGACCAGCCTGATTTAAAATTGCTAAAGCTTCGGTAATTTGCGCGGCGGGAACAGCAATGTCCCAGAGTTGCTCGGTAGAGCCTCCGCCTGTAGAAGCTGCCGCTTGGGGTTGCTTTTGCGCTGCGACACCCTTACTAACAAGAAGAACCACAATCTCATTAGCTTCTCTTCCTGGAAGCCCATGAACGATTAGCGATCTACTGTCACAGCTTGTGCAGCAGAATAAGGTCATTACAAAGAATAAGCACCAAGAAATAGAACGACGATACATAACCCACGCATACCTTTTTACTCACCATAACAAAAGGGGGGATTAGTGCCAATCGTGAACATTAAACAATAAATATGTTTTTGATTTCTATCAACATGAGAAGGCAAAAACTCTTTTCTGTAACGTTATAGTTATATAAGTTTAGATCTAAAAAGTTGTTTAGACACAAAACAGCTTTTGAAAAAACATAGCTAAAAATGAAAACTAACGCGGTACTTTTGCTATCTCAGATTGTTTGTCTTGTAGATTGTGAAGAACCATATCAGCATTGAAGCTAGAGCGAACAAAAGGTCCTGCATAAACAAAAAGACCTAAAGATTCTCCAACGGAACGATAGTAATCAAAAGTCTCAGGAGTGACATAGTTTTTTACAGGAATATGTAATCTTGAGGGGCGTAGGTATTGTCCTATTGTGACAATGCGTACTCCGTGGTCTGCAAGATCTTTTAATGTTTGTTTTACCTCGCTTTCTTGCTCTCCGAGTCCGACCATGATCCCAGATTTGATTTTAAGATTGGGGAGATATACAGCTGCCTGCTCTAACATAAATAACGATCTACGATATGTCGCCTTATGGCGCACTACGGGAGTAAGCCGTTCAACAGTTTCTACGTTATGATTATAGATAGTTAATCCTGAATCCAAAAGAACATGCAAAGCATCGACGTTCCCTTGAAAGTCTGAAGCTAGCACTTCTATAGTAGATTCAGGGAGTTCTTGATGTAAGGTGTGAATAATACGTGCTAAATAACTCGCCCCGCCATCTTCTAAATCATCCCGAGCTACCATAGTTAAAACAATGTGCTTAAGCTGAAGAGCTTTTGCAGATTCTGCAATTTTTTGAGGCTCTTCAGGATCGGGAGGTAGAGGGTTTTTGGAAAAGTCAATATTACAGAAACCACAACGTCGTGAGCACGTATCTCCTAACGCTAGATATGTTGCTGTTTTTCTTGACCAGCAGTGTGTGCGGTTAGGGCAGAGAGCTTCTTCGCATACCGTCGCTAAGCCTGTACGTTTTAAAGTTGCATCCGTATGAGTAAAGACTGAGCCTCTTGGTAAAACCTGCCTCAACCATTGGGGAAGACGCTCAGAGAAACGTTTGCCTTGTTGTGGTTTTTGTTTTTCGGCGGGGGCTTCATTCATAGTCTTAGAGGAGGTAGGTGTAGGGGGTGATTTGTTGCTAATAACGCTCCTTCTGCCCAAACCTCAGCAAGAGTTGGATGCGCGTGTATTGTTTCATAGATACAAGGTAGGGTCAGCTCATTGCGTACGGCTAATGTCATTTCTGCAATTAATGATGCGGCATGCGGACCTACAACATAAGCGCCAAGAATCTGTTGGGTTGTTTCGTGACTAATAATCGCTGCGAAACCATCGGCTTCTGCCATAGCAACTGCTTTCCCAATAGCCTTGAAAGGAAACTTCGTGAGTTTTGCAGGAATACCTTGCTGTTGAGCTGCTTCTAAGGAAAGACCTACCGTAGCGACTTCTGGGAAGGTAAAGATGACTGCAGGAACAGCAGAATAGTCCATAACCTCATT
Encoded here:
- the sctJ gene encoding type III secretion system inner membrane ring lipoprotein SctJ — protein: MYRRSISWCLFFVMTLFCCTSCDSRSLIVHGLPGREANEIVVLLVSKGVAAQKQPQAAASTGGGSTEQLWDIAVPAAQITEALAILNQAGLPRMKGTSLLDLFAKQGLVPSEMQEKIRYQEGLSEQMASTIRKMDGIVDASVQISFTTEAEENLPLTASVYIKHRGVLDNPNSIMVSKIKRLVASAVPGLSTENVSVISDRASYSDITINGPWGLSDEIDYVSVWGIILAKSSLGKFRLIFYFLILTLFVISCGLLWVIWKTHTLILSLGGAKGFFDPSPYSKTALEAKKPEEGAGEKKEGQAQPKQEETEGPKDNAPEAPEGNEENEDV
- the lipA gene encoding lipoyl synthase, which codes for MNEAPAEKQKPQQGKRFSERLPQWLRQVLPRGSVFTHTDATLKRTGLATVCEEALCPNRTHCWSRKTATYLALGDTCSRRCGFCNIDFSKNPLPPDPEEPQKIAESAKALQLKHIVLTMVARDDLEDGGASYLARIIHTLHQELPESTIEVLASDFQGNVDALHVLLDSGLTIYNHNVETVERLTPVVRHKATYRRSLFMLEQAAVYLPNLKIKSGIMVGLGEQESEVKQTLKDLADHGVRIVTIGQYLRPSRLHIPVKNYVTPETFDYYRSVGESLGLFVYAGPFVRSSFNADMVLHNLQDKQSEIAKVPR